One genomic segment of Ricinus communis isolate WT05 ecotype wild-type chromosome 3, ASM1957865v1, whole genome shotgun sequence includes these proteins:
- the LOC8265767 gene encoding uncharacterized protein LOC8265767 isoform X1, with protein MAATKTTLFFNNSLSSSSSSSSLPYHPTKKNGQKYIIITVAKKKDSPENSRTQQQNSILPLKISYRALAKSAIAVFGLGFIDAGYSGDWSRIGVISKESEDLLKLAAFAVIPLCIFLIFSISREQET; from the exons ATGGCAGCCACGAAAACAACCCTTTTCTTCAACAACagcctttcttcttcttcttcttcttcttctcttccttATCATCCTACAAAGAAAAATGGCCAGaagtatattattattacagtAGCTAAGAAGAAAGATTCTCCTGAGAATTCAAGAACCCAACAACAAAACTCCATCCTTCCTCTAAAGATTTCATACAGAGCTCTTGCTAAGTCTGCCATTGCAGTGTTTGGATTAGGGTTCATTGATGCTGG GTATAGTGGAGATTGGTCAAGGATTGGAGTGATCTCAAAGGAGAGTGAAGACTTGCTAAAACTTGCAGCTTTTGCTGTTATTCCTTTGTGTATTTTCCTTATATTTTCCATCTCAAGAGAACAAGAAACTTAG
- the LOC8265767 gene encoding uncharacterized protein LOC8265767 isoform X2 → MAATKTTLFFNNSLSSSSSSSSLPYHPTKKNGQKYIIITVAKKKDSPENSRTQQQNSILPLKISYRALAKSAIAVFGLGFIDAGGDWSRIGVISKESEDLLKLAAFAVIPLCIFLIFSISREQET, encoded by the exons ATGGCAGCCACGAAAACAACCCTTTTCTTCAACAACagcctttcttcttcttcttcttcttcttctcttccttATCATCCTACAAAGAAAAATGGCCAGaagtatattattattacagtAGCTAAGAAGAAAGATTCTCCTGAGAATTCAAGAACCCAACAACAAAACTCCATCCTTCCTCTAAAGATTTCATACAGAGCTCTTGCTAAGTCTGCCATTGCAGTGTTTGGATTAGGGTTCATTGATGCTGG TGGAGATTGGTCAAGGATTGGAGTGATCTCAAAGGAGAGTGAAGACTTGCTAAAACTTGCAGCTTTTGCTGTTATTCCTTTGTGTATTTTCCTTATATTTTCCATCTCAAGAGAACAAGAAACTTAG
- the LOC8265767 gene encoding uncharacterized protein LOC8265767 isoform X3 — protein MAATKTTLFFNNSLSSSSSSSSLPYHPTKKNGQKYIIITVAKKKDSPENSRTQQQNSILPLKISYRALAKSAIAVFGLGFIDAGLFILGIVEIGQGLE, from the exons ATGGCAGCCACGAAAACAACCCTTTTCTTCAACAACagcctttcttcttcttcttcttcttcttctcttccttATCATCCTACAAAGAAAAATGGCCAGaagtatattattattacagtAGCTAAGAAGAAAGATTCTCCTGAGAATTCAAGAACCCAACAACAAAACTCCATCCTTCCTCTAAAGATTTCATACAGAGCTCTTGCTAAGTCTGCCATTGCAGTGTTTGGATTAGGGTTCATTGATGCTGG CTTGTTTATTTTAGGTATAGTGGAGATTGGTCAAGGATTGGAGTGA
- the LOC8265768 gene encoding nuclear pore complex protein NUP43, whose product MAKSVEIQRLPQFKYVDSIRWLPSLSPFQRSIIIAFFDSDTDAPSLETHSLSSTSSETLTLTPLSSWTPPSRISSLKSTSSLIAAATFSGSLHIFPTAQESTLEPPRMSELLGGREFHVGPIRGVDVMEGGGSEVVSVGEDGRVNLVRVLGEGKTGINNCQRVFDGNGLVSYSAVKWASNTEFVTGGCGFGLQWWDLRRPNSAVAQFKGIWDQGMSSGIIHSIDIHQSRKYTCLAGGSSGTVFAWDLRWKDQPIVLSGVELNDTATHSLSESDVWEVQYDCYTKSLSSNSSSSRILPAMICSEDGILAVIEQGEEPIELLAEPCAINSFDIDCQNPSDVICSLEWESIAIISRP is encoded by the exons ATGGCAAAATCAGTAGAAATCCAGAGACTCCCACAATTCAAATACGTAGACTCAATCCGATGGCTCCCATCACTCTCTCCATTCCAAAGATCCATAATCATCGCTTTCTTCGATTCTGACACCGACGCTCCCTCTCTCGAAACCCACTCTTTATCATCCACATCCTCGGAAACCCTAACTTTAACTCCACTCTCCTCATGGACCCCGCCTTCTCGAATCTCCTCCCTCAAATCAACCTCATCCCTCATTGCTGCCGCCACATTCTCCGGTTCCCTCCACATCTTCCCCACCGCACAGGAATCCACGTTGGAACCTCCGAGAATGTCGGAGCTACTGGGCGGCAGGGAGTTTCATGTGGGGCCTATTAGGGGAGTGGATGTGATGGAGGGAGGAGGGAGTGAAGTTGTGAGCGTTGGGGAAGATGGGAGAGTTAATTTGGTTAGGGTTTTAGGTGAAGGCAAAACAGGAATTAATAATTGTCAAAGGGTTTTTGATGGGAATGGGTTGGTTTCTTATAGTGCTGTTAAATGGGCTTCTAATACTGAATTTGTGACTGGTGGGTGTGGGTTTGGTCTTCAATGGTGGGATTTGAGACGCCCTAATTCTGCTGTTGCTCAATTTAAGGGTATTTG GGATCAAGGAATGTCTTCTGGGATCATACATTCCATTGATATTCATCAATCAAGAAAGTACACGTGTTTA GCAGGAGGTTCATCAGGTACTGTATTTGCCTGGGATCTGCGCTGGAAAGACCAACCAATTGTTCTTTCTGGGGTCGAGTTAAATGACACTGCAACCCATTCATTGTCTGAAAGTGATGTTTGGGAGGTTCAGTATGACTGCTATACTAAATCTTTAAGCAGTAATAGCTCGTCCTCACGCATCTTACCTGCGATGATCTGCTCAGAAGATGGAATCCTTGCTGTCATTGAACAAG GTGAGGAACCTATTGAGCTTTTGGCTGAACCATGTGCAATCAATAGCTTTGACATTGATTGTCAAAACCCTTCG GATGTGATATGTAGTTTGGAGTGGGAATCGATTGCCATAATATCAAGACCTTGA
- the LOC8265769 gene encoding 50S ribosomal protein L35, chloroplastic: MASLTMLSFSLKLCPLQSPPTARLSYGSAQLSPFNNLNNSLRLGSSHNISGSHSIFYQKSSSIATLTQKFQSLTVFAAKGYKMKTHKASAKRFRVTGKGKIMRRRAGKQHLLAKKNTKRKLRLSKMHPVSRSDYDNVIGALPYLKVNRKAK; encoded by the exons ATGGCTTCCTTGACCATGTTGTCTTTCAGTTTGAAGTTATGCCCTCTGCAATCTCCTCCAACAGCTCGACTCTCTTATGGGTCTGCTCAGCTTTCGCCTTTTAACAATTTGAACAACTCCTTAAGACTCGGTTCAAGTCATAACATTTCTGGGTCTCATTCAATTTTCTATCAAAAATCATCTTCTATCGCTACTCTCACTCAAAAGTTTCAATCTCTTACTGTTTTTGCTGCTAAGGGCTACAAAATGAAGACCCATAAG GCATCGGCAAAAAGATTCAGGGTCACAGGTAAAGGGAAAATAATGAGGAGGAGAGCTGGGAAGCAGCATTTACTGGCCAAGAAAAACACCAAGAGGAAATTGAGACTTTCCAAAATG CACCCAGTCAGCCGGAGCGACTATGACAATGTGATCGGTGCCTTGccatatttaaaagtaaatagaaAAGCAAAGTAG
- the LOC8265772 gene encoding GDSL esterase/lipase At5g03980 — translation MANCKLLSFLLLCSVFLLLVVPHASTANLLQACNFDAIYQLGDSISDTGNLVQEDPSSFCGRLPYGQNFFNNKPTGRCSNGLLMIDYIALSAGVPLLNPYLINPNASDHNRGVNFAVAGSTALPADVLARKRVLAPVTNSSLTIQLNWMSAHFNTTCDRDKCQHNKSLFMVGEIGGNDYNYALFQGKTVGEVKSMVPEVVQAIKTAVNKVIGYGATRVVVPGNFPIGCLPIYLTGFNTNDSAAYDELHCLKGLNSLSVYHNEKLQQAIEELQQEHQNAAVLLYGDYYNAYKWVLLKAAWLGFDLQSLQKACCGSGGDYDFSFGRMCGVAGVAVCPKPQERISWDGIHPTEKAYLYMARLLIRDMSQKFQCCAQIVSSMI, via the coding sequence ATGGCTAACTGCAAATTACTTTCATTTTTGCTTCTTTGCTCtgtctttcttcttcttgttgttCCTCATGCATCTACTGCAAATCTTCTCCAGGCTTGTAATTTTGATGCTATTTATCAACTTGGTGATTCAATATCAGATACTGGTAACTTAGTCCAAGAAGACCCTTCTTCTTTCTGTGGTAGGCTCCCTTACGGCCAGAATTTCTTCAACAACAAGCCTACTGGTAGATGCTCTAATGGCTTGCTCATGATTGACTATATCGCACTATCAGCTGGTGTTCCCTTGCTTAATCCCTACTTGATCAACCCTAATGCATCTGATCATAATCGTGGTGTGAATTTTGCGGTTGCTGGTTCCACTGCCTTGCCTGCTGATGTTCTAGCACGAAAGAGAGTGTTAGCTCCTGTAACTAACAGTTCTCTTACCATACAGCTCAACTGGATGTCTGCCCACTTCAATACAACCTGCGACAGAGATAAATGTCAGCATAACAAGTCCCTCTTCATGGTTGGGGAGATCGGAGGCAATGACTATAACTATGCGCTGTTCCAAGGAAAGACTGTTGGTGAGGTCAAATCCATGGTCCCAGAAGTCGTCCAAGCCATCAAGACTGCTGTTAACAAGGTCATTGGTTATGGTGCTACTCGAGTGGTCGTCCCTGGAAATTTTCCAATAGGTTGTTTGCCAATATACCTGACGGGATTCAACACCAATGATTCAGCTGCCTATGATGAACTTCATTGCTTGAAGGGACTGAACAGCCTCTCAGTGTATCACAATGAGAAATTGCAACAAGCCATTGAAGAACTGCAGCAGGAGCATCAGAATGCGGCTGTACTGCTGTATGGAGATTACTACAATGCTTACAAGTGGGTTTTGCTTAAAGCGGCTTGGCTAGGATTTGATCTGCAATCGCTGCAGAAAGCATGCTGCGGGAGCGGGGGTGATTATGACTTCAGTTTTGGTAGAATGTGCGGAGTCGCTGGTGTAGCAGTTTGTCCTAAACCCCAAGAACGCATCAGCTGGGACGGCATACATCCCACGGAAAAAGCCTATCTTTACATGGCAAGATTGCTCATTCGTGACATGTCTCAGAAGTTTCAATGTTGTGCTCAGATTGTTTCATCTATGATTTAG